One window from the genome of Spirochaetota bacterium encodes:
- a CDS encoding PilZ domain-containing protein, which translates to MHLKTNISVTAHQKLSSLRRHMPIAEIVPVKARPGREELKRFAVKPKNNRKSGRVRVSFEARYIFGNTRSTCLVTDLSMTGATLKVQQFFTEGDMLTIIFKIPDMGDFSLMSRVRHVKGGRIGIEFLSHTAEDVRVLAEFIKRETTIALHEFTRKKAQMHAGS; encoded by the coding sequence ATGCACTTGAAGACAAATATCAGCGTAACAGCACATCAGAAGCTGTCTTCCCTGCGCCGGCATATGCCCATTGCGGAGATAGTCCCGGTCAAAGCACGGCCCGGACGTGAGGAGCTGAAGCGTTTCGCCGTAAAGCCGAAGAACAATAGAAAAAGCGGCCGTGTACGGGTATCGTTCGAGGCGCGTTATATTTTCGGGAACACACGCTCCACATGCCTTGTCACCGATCTGTCAATGACGGGGGCCACGCTCAAGGTGCAGCAATTCTTCACCGAGGGCGATATGCTTACGATAATCTTCAAGATACCGGACATGGGCGATTTCTCGCTCATGAGCAGGGTGCGTCACGTCAAGGGCGGAAGGATAGGCATTGAATTCCTTTCGCATACGGCAGAGGATGTACGTGTGCTCGCTGAATTCATAAAACGCGAGACGACGATAGCGCTCCATGAGTTCACGCGGAAAAAAGCGCAGATGCATGCCGGTTCGTAG
- a CDS encoding DsrE family protein codes for MKIGIILETKEPEKSWNAFRFAVASKKGHEVKVFLMGEAVECESITHEKYDTAVQLNAFVDAGGVILACGTCLRSRHMDASAACPISTMTDCVNMVEWADKVITF; via the coding sequence ATGAAAATCGGTATCATTCTCGAAACAAAAGAACCGGAAAAGTCATGGAATGCATTCCGGTTCGCCGTCGCATCGAAAAAAGGGCATGAGGTCAAAGTATTCCTCATGGGCGAGGCGGTCGAATGCGAGAGCATCACCCATGAGAAATACGATACCGCAGTGCAGCTTAACGCGTTCGTCGACGCGGGAGGTGTCATTCTCGCGTGCGGAACGTGCTTGAGATCGCGGCACATGGACGCCTCTGCGGCGTGCCCCATCTCCACTATGACCGATTGTGTCAACATGGTGGAATGGGCGGATAAGGTCATAACGTTTTAA
- a CDS encoding response regulator, which translates to MAKILIVDNDIDIVESITMVLRHRGHTAVAAYNGADGLTKAYAEKPDLIILDVMMETIEKGFEVCAALKSDGSMRQIPIIMLTAIKELPDMNYRLQDDGAAVDTDDPKAAATLKPEADAFYEKPIKPEELLRKVEELLAR; encoded by the coding sequence ATGGCAAAGATACTGATCGTTGATAACGACATCGACATCGTGGAATCCATCACCATGGTGTTGCGCCATCGCGGGCATACGGCTGTCGCCGCGTACAACGGCGCGGATGGACTTACAAAGGCATACGCTGAGAAACCCGATTTGATCATACTCGATGTCATGATGGAGACCATAGAGAAGGGGTTCGAGGTATGCGCCGCGCTCAAGAGCGATGGGTCAATGCGGCAGATCCCGATCATCATGCTGACCGCCATAAAAGAGCTTCCCGATATGAATTATCGGCTGCAGGACGACGGAGCCGCTGTCGATACCGATGACCCGAAGGCTGCAGCGACGCTGAAGCCGGAGGCCGATGCGTTCTATGAGAAACCGATAAAGCCCGAGGAACTGCTCAGGAAAGTGGAAGAACTGCTTGCCCGTTGA
- a CDS encoding aldolase catalytic domain-containing protein, translating to MYRKEIRVLDCSIRDGGLINKWQFSDAFVRATYQALAEAGVDFMEIGYKASKGMFDPKEFGPWRFSADDDVKRVIDGIEPRVPLSCMVDIGRVEDKDIVKKSESPFSMIRVACYIKEVDKAIDLCRMISDKGYETTVNIMAVSTNLEREIDEALNDLSKTDIPTIYVVDSYGAMYSEDVTHLVKKYQDALPGKTIGIHTHNNRQLGFSNTVQAIIDGANMLDASVYGIGRGPGNCCLELLLSFLQNPKYKLRPVLKLIQEEYLPLREKIEWGYIIPYMITGVLNEHPRVAIKFRDTPERDDFVKFYDTLVTPEAEEDIRKGAHQ from the coding sequence ATGTATCGCAAGGAAATTCGCGTGCTCGACTGCTCCATACGCGACGGCGGGCTCATCAATAAATGGCAGTTCTCGGACGCCTTCGTCCGCGCCACGTATCAGGCATTGGCCGAGGCGGGCGTCGACTTCATGGAGATCGGCTATAAAGCCTCCAAGGGGATGTTCGATCCGAAGGAATTCGGTCCGTGGCGCTTCTCTGCCGATGATGATGTCAAGCGCGTCATCGACGGGATAGAGCCGCGCGTGCCGCTCTCCTGCATGGTCGATATCGGCCGCGTCGAGGACAAGGATATCGTCAAGAAAAGCGAATCCCCATTTTCGATGATACGGGTCGCCTGCTATATAAAGGAAGTCGATAAGGCCATCGATCTGTGCAGGATGATAAGCGATAAGGGCTATGAGACCACGGTCAATATCATGGCGGTGTCGACCAATCTCGAGCGTGAGATAGATGAGGCATTGAACGACCTCTCGAAAACCGACATCCCGACGATCTATGTCGTCGATTCCTACGGGGCCATGTACAGCGAGGACGTGACGCATCTCGTGAAGAAATATCAGGACGCGCTCCCCGGGAAGACCATCGGCATACACACGCACAACAATCGCCAGCTCGGTTTCTCCAATACCGTACAGGCCATCATCGACGGGGCGAACATGCTCGATGCGTCGGTATACGGCATAGGCCGCGGGCCGGGCAATTGCTGTTTGGAACTGCTCCTGAGCTTTCTGCAGAACCCGAAATACAAACTGCGCCCGGTCTTAAAGCTCATTCAGGAGGAATATCTCCCCCTCCGCGAAAAGATCGAATGGGGCTACATCATCCCGTATATGATAACCGGCGTGCTCAACGAACACCCGCGCGTTGCCATCAAGTTCCGCGATACGCCCGAACGCGACGACTTCGTGAAATTCTACGACACACTCGTCACCCCGGAAGCGGAAGAGGATATCCGTAAAGGCGCGCATCAATAG
- the crcB gene encoding fluoride efflux transporter CrcB, producing MDKIVYIALGGSIGAVSRYLVSAASQKYLSSIAPWGTFIVNVSGCFIIGFLWSFVEERIISPNVRLFLFTGVLGGYTTFSSFGLETFNLLRDGEMRLGVMNVLMSVVLGIGCVFLGYVLGRVMIKAVR from the coding sequence ATGGATAAAATAGTATACATCGCGCTTGGCGGGTCGATAGGCGCTGTCTCGCGCTATCTCGTGAGCGCGGCGTCCCAGAAATATCTCTCGAGCATCGCCCCGTGGGGTACGTTCATCGTCAATGTGAGCGGGTGCTTCATCATCGGTTTTCTCTGGAGCTTCGTCGAGGAGAGGATCATATCGCCCAATGTGCGATTGTTCCTATTCACAGGCGTGCTCGGCGGGTATACGACGTTCTCATCGTTCGGCCTGGAGACGTTCAATCTCCTCCGCGATGGGGAAATGCGTCTTGGCGTTATGAACGTGCTCATGAGCGTCGTGCTCGGCATCGGATGCGTGTTCCTCGGATATGTTCTCGGCAGGGTGATGATCAAAGCGGTCCGCTGA
- a CDS encoding thioredoxin-like domain-containing protein, with translation MIHHRILPYAACIVLFLVSTPVVPEDEKKDNHSLFLFTVGDTLVNPENEKRDISYIAQQRYLLVYFSASWCAPCRKFTPLLVKFYKAKKTNHNFEVVLVSSDANEGAMLDYMKTDAMPWLAVRFSEDGARNTLKQKYGGTGIPCLVLLNENDEVVSDSYVNGKYVGPLKVLNDLNAALKR, from the coding sequence ATGATACACCATCGTATTCTGCCGTACGCCGCCTGTATCGTACTTTTCCTGGTCTCCACACCGGTCGTCCCCGAAGATGAAAAAAAAGATAATCATTCGCTTTTCCTTTTTACCGTCGGCGATACGCTCGTAAATCCGGAAAACGAAAAACGCGACATATCGTACATCGCTCAGCAGCGCTATCTCCTGGTGTACTTTTCGGCGAGCTGGTGCGCGCCTTGCCGCAAATTCACGCCGTTATTGGTGAAATTTTACAAGGCGAAGAAGACCAATCATAATTTCGAAGTTGTGCTTGTCAGCTCGGATGCAAACGAGGGCGCAATGCTTGATTATATGAAAACCGATGCTATGCCGTGGCTCGCCGTTCGTTTTTCAGAGGACGGCGCAAGAAACACGTTGAAACAGAAATACGGCGGCACCGGTATTCCCTGCCTTGTACTGCTGAACGAGAATGACGAGGTCGTTTCCGACAGCTATGTCAACGGCAAGTATGTCGGCCCGCTGAAAGTACTGAACGACCTCAACGCCGCATTGAAACGTTGA
- a CDS encoding response regulator yields the protein MPKATILVIDDDADIVEGMRILLESNGYAVLKAYEYANALTQARTASPAVIILDAMLMLNDTPGLNFPLDIRRSVATAHIPIFMITALDSADSDGFNPGTEDEQVPIDAFEGKPVNPDVLLKKLDELVRMNRSPWAEYFALNPK from the coding sequence ATGCCGAAAGCGACCATTTTAGTGATCGATGATGATGCTGATATCGTCGAGGGAATGCGCATTCTCCTTGAATCGAACGGATACGCTGTGCTTAAAGCATATGAATACGCGAACGCCCTTACACAGGCGCGCACAGCCAGTCCCGCTGTCATCATCCTCGACGCCATGCTCATGCTGAACGACACGCCAGGACTCAACTTCCCGCTTGATATTCGTCGCTCAGTCGCGACAGCACATATTCCGATATTCATGATAACCGCCTTGGACAGCGCGGATAGTGACGGCTTTAATCCCGGCACAGAGGATGAGCAGGTACCCATCGACGCCTTCGAGGGCAAGCCAGTGAATCCTGACGTGCTCCTCAAGAAACTTGATGAACTCGTACGCATGAACAGGAGTCCGTGGGCTGAATACTTCGCACTGAACCCCAAGTAA
- a CDS encoding HAMP domain-containing sensor histidine kinase: MTHSVDEVAWAVTMRWLAAAGLAAGAFAVGAFGVTIEKTPILMTAVCIAVYNTGYAVFVAGLRRRKVTAAPRSLANSQVILDLICITVVLHFTGGAENPFMFYYIFHVVISGIILPARYSALMTLFASVLFLSMVWLEYAGAIAHHAVLNFLPAPLYSNTLFVICVSFVFVSLMFIALYMVTNIAGRLAERERRIADANRQLKEKDRVKSEYVLRVSHDIKGHIAAIQSCIHPVQAGITGPLTDDQKNLLDRAETRTEHLLAFVKSLLNLTIARLKEGTDNERFDIARTVSGAIELALPTAKNNDIAIDSDLAHDCPALVGSSAEIQAAFLELISNAIKYTRAGGTVRVTITCGQDAVIATVSDDGVGIPAGELPMIFNEFYRSSRTAADVSGTGLGLAMTKHVIEKHGGVIHASSVEGRGTVFSIELPVPPVRISG, translated from the coding sequence ATGACCCACAGTGTGGACGAGGTCGCCTGGGCGGTGACAATGCGTTGGCTCGCTGCCGCAGGGCTTGCGGCGGGTGCCTTCGCTGTCGGTGCCTTCGGCGTCACCATAGAAAAGACCCCGATACTCATGACCGCGGTGTGCATTGCCGTGTATAATACAGGGTATGCTGTCTTCGTCGCGGGGCTGAGACGCAGGAAGGTCACCGCTGCTCCGCGTTCGCTCGCGAATTCGCAGGTGATACTCGACCTTATCTGCATTACCGTTGTCCTTCACTTCACCGGGGGGGCGGAAAACCCCTTTATGTTCTACTATATCTTTCACGTCGTCATTTCGGGGATCATTCTGCCGGCACGGTATTCCGCGCTCATGACGCTTTTCGCATCGGTGCTCTTTCTCTCGATGGTATGGCTCGAATATGCGGGTGCGATAGCGCATCATGCAGTGCTCAATTTTCTGCCGGCGCCCCTCTATTCGAACACGTTGTTCGTCATATGTGTATCGTTCGTCTTCGTGAGCCTCATGTTCATCGCGCTGTACATGGTCACGAACATCGCGGGGCGTCTTGCTGAACGCGAACGTCGTATTGCGGATGCGAACAGGCAACTGAAGGAAAAGGACCGCGTAAAGAGCGAGTATGTGCTCCGTGTTTCACACGACATCAAGGGGCATATCGCTGCGATACAAAGCTGCATACATCCTGTTCAGGCCGGGATAACGGGGCCGCTCACCGATGATCAGAAGAACTTGCTCGATCGCGCCGAAACGCGGACGGAGCATCTTCTGGCATTCGTGAAATCGCTCCTGAACCTCACCATCGCCCGTCTGAAAGAAGGGACCGACAATGAGCGGTTCGATATCGCGCGTACGGTGTCCGGTGCCATCGAACTCGCGCTCCCAACCGCCAAAAACAATGATATTGCCATCGATTCTGATCTTGCGCATGACTGTCCAGCGCTCGTCGGTTCATCCGCGGAGATACAGGCGGCGTTCCTTGAGCTCATCTCAAACGCGATAAAGTATACGCGCGCGGGCGGAACGGTGCGCGTGACCATCACCTGCGGACAGGATGCCGTCATCGCAACGGTGTCCGATGACGGCGTTGGTATTCCCGCCGGGGAACTGCCCATGATATTCAATGAATTCTATCGTTCGTCACGTACCGCTGCCGATGTAAGCGGAACGGGACTTGGCCTTGCGATGACCAAGCATGTCATCGAAAAGCACGGGGGTGTGATTCATGCCTCATCGGTGGAGGGGCGGGGGACCGTTTTCTCCATTGAGCTGCCCGTTCCACCGGTAAGAATATCGGGGTAG
- a CDS encoding sugar phosphate isomerase/epimerase family protein: MQFSFMTFSTPELALAEVLATAQRFGYDSVELRLDSGHTHGIEVTLSGDDRKRVREAVARSGKAISCLATSCVFADPAKREAMTADALLRITLAGDIGAPTMRVFGGVFPDTISREEAIAGVVSSLRRLADAAAKHNVIVCMETHDAWCDPAHVAEVLTRVDHPNIAANWDILHPIRMGLATIGSSFEALKPWIRHMHIHDWKNDALAPIGTGIVDHEKALALVRGIGYTGAASGEWINWEPYETHLPREIATLKTYR; this comes from the coding sequence ATGCAATTCTCATTCATGACATTCTCGACCCCGGAGCTCGCTCTTGCCGAAGTGCTCGCGACAGCACAGCGATTCGGCTACGACTCGGTTGAACTCCGCCTCGATTCAGGCCATACACACGGCATTGAAGTTACGCTCTCCGGTGATGATCGGAAGCGTGTACGCGAAGCCGTTGCGCGTTCCGGCAAAGCGATATCCTGTCTCGCCACTTCATGCGTATTCGCCGATCCGGCAAAACGCGAGGCGATGACAGCCGATGCACTTCTGCGCATCACGCTTGCCGGCGACATCGGTGCGCCGACGATGCGCGTGTTCGGCGGTGTTTTTCCGGATACTATATCGCGCGAGGAAGCGATAGCCGGCGTTGTTTCATCGCTCAGGCGGCTTGCTGACGCCGCGGCAAAACACAATGTCATCGTCTGTATGGAAACGCATGACGCCTGGTGCGACCCCGCGCATGTCGCCGAAGTGCTCACGCGGGTGGATCATCCGAACATCGCCGCGAACTGGGATATTCTGCATCCGATACGAATGGGTCTCGCGACGATAGGCTCATCGTTCGAAGCGCTCAAACCATGGATACGCCACATGCACATCCATGACTGGAAGAACGACGCGCTCGCGCCCATCGGCACGGGTATTGTCGATCACGAAAAAGCGCTTGCGCTCGTTCGGGGCATCGGCTACACCGGAGCGGCGAGCGGCGAATGGATAAACTGGGAACCGTATGAAACGCATCTCCCGCGGGAGATAGCGACGCTGAAAACGTATCGCTGA
- a CDS encoding alpha/beta fold hydrolase — MVESVTFFSEGNKIAGHLYLPPTTPAKAVVLCHGFAGIKEILLPAYAQAFANNGYAALVFDYRGFGESEGERGRFVPLEQVADIRNAMTYLQTRPEVRRDAIGLWGTSFGGANAIHAAAYDERVRALVVQITFASGERMVLGGQDEAGKAKVRATIQKVWEREVTTNKKMLLAPDQILTDDDSKAFYGGMMQKHETLRTKIPLVTLKHIIEYIPEDAVPALCVPISIIGAEDDIVCPVSESKALFAAANEPKELHIIPHARHFTVYEGTSFTLSSGYAIAWMNKHLS; from the coding sequence ATGGTCGAGAGCGTAACATTCTTTTCGGAAGGGAATAAGATCGCCGGTCATCTCTATCTGCCGCCGACAACGCCCGCAAAGGCCGTCGTGCTCTGTCACGGCTTCGCCGGGATAAAAGAAATATTGCTCCCTGCATATGCACAGGCGTTCGCGAACAACGGATACGCCGCGCTCGTCTTCGACTACCGCGGCTTCGGCGAGAGTGAGGGCGAGCGGGGGCGATTCGTTCCGCTCGAACAGGTCGCCGACATTCGAAACGCGATGACGTATCTGCAGACGCGTCCCGAGGTCCGGCGCGATGCCATCGGGCTTTGGGGAACGAGCTTCGGCGGGGCGAACGCGATACATGCCGCAGCATACGATGAGCGCGTGCGTGCGCTCGTCGTGCAGATAACGTTCGCGAGCGGCGAGCGCATGGTGCTCGGCGGCCAGGACGAAGCGGGCAAAGCGAAGGTGCGCGCAACGATACAGAAGGTCTGGGAACGCGAGGTGACGACGAACAAGAAAATGCTCCTCGCGCCCGATCAGATACTCACCGATGACGATTCCAAAGCGTTCTACGGCGGCATGATGCAGAAGCACGAGACGCTTCGAACGAAGATACCGCTCGTCACGCTCAAGCATATCATCGAATACATCCCCGAGGATGCCGTACCGGCGCTCTGCGTCCCCATCTCGATCATCGGCGCCGAGGACGATATCGTCTGTCCGGTAAGCGAATCGAAGGCGCTCTTCGCTGCGGCGAACGAGCCCAAAGAGCTTCACATCATCCCGCATGCGCGGCATTTCACCGTATACGAAGGAACATCGTTCACGCTCTCAAGCGGTTACGCGATCGCCTGGATGAACAAGCATCTCTCGTGA